A DNA window from Salvelinus fontinalis isolate EN_2023a chromosome 28, ASM2944872v1, whole genome shotgun sequence contains the following coding sequences:
- the LOC129826402 gene encoding squamous cell carcinoma antigen recognized by T-cells 3-like isoform X2 encodes MAATGNAEESQLQEMEEEAGMEREMDSDEEEGMGIENSDDEEDDSSEDDKENEAEIQRLEEQLSINAFDYNCHVDLIKLLRQEGELPPLRKARQKMSELFPLTEEIWLDWLKDEIRLTEEEQNREKVYELFEMAVKDYICPEIWLEYAQYSIGGMGLPGGMEKVRCIFERALTAVGLHMTKGATVWEAYREFENVILATVQPPPGSVPTCEQQALLNAQLERIHTLFRRQLAIPLMDMEGTYAEYEEWSDQGVSDTVSQKFKRALQQMEKSKPYEETLMAAEPPKLAEYQTYIDYEQKEGDPARIQIIFERALAENCLVPDMWAKYTKYLDRQLKIKDLVLSSHDRAVRNCPWTMGLWKNYLIALERHGADHQTISDVFEKALNAGFIQATDYVNIWEAYLDYLRRRVDFSKESSRELEELRAAFTRSLDYMKQDVEERFSESGDPSCTIMQVWAKIEALHCKNIQKARELWDSIMTKGNAKFANMWLEYYNLERSYGDALHCRKALHRAVQCTSDYPEHVCEVLLTFERVEGSLEDWDAAVQKTETRLNRVNEQRAKVAEKEAHLVRQEEEKTEQRRRAKADKKNQKKGQKGSRPGEKRKAEDEDNEDEWGEESEQPPKRHRGEGNQGSFRGGGAEEFMETESGLFGRRAPPCRRQEPPGAKRGQQIAPATVRKTQEDNPEQRKDDCSVFISNLAFSMEDPEKRLKELFESCGPIQSVRPVYAAKGFRGYCYVQFEGKTSVSEALKMDRREVDGRPMFVSLCVDKNKNPDFKVFKYNTNLEKHKIFISGLPFSCTKEQLEELCNDQGTIKDIRLVTNRSGKPKGLAYVEFEDEAQASQAVVKLDGTVLQEHTLSVAISNPPHRTAADKPDFSRPMGAMMPRAMVYGSRGKGRTQLSLIPRSLHRQTGSESKAENGTAPKPTGGASGDAGFEAQAKPMSNSDFAKMLLRK; translated from the exons ATGGCAGCAACGGGGAACGCAGAAGAGTCGCAGTTgcaagagatggaggaagaggcagggatggaaagagaaatggattcagatgaagaggagggtaTGGGAATCGAAAATTCCGACGATGAAGAAGACGATTCGTCAGAAGATGATAAAGAGAATGAAGCCGAAATTCAGCGTTTGGAGGAGCAG CTGTCCATCAATGCTTTTGACTACAACTGTCATGTGGACCTCATAAAACTCCTGAGGCAGGAGGGGGAACTGCCTCCATTGCGTAAGGCAAGGCAGAAGATGAGTGAGCTCTTCCCACTGACTGAAG AGATATGGCTGGACTGGCTCAAGGATGAGATCCGCCTAACCGAGGAGGAGCAGAACCGGGAGAAAGTCTACGAGCTCTTTGAGATGGCTGTGAAAGATTATATCT GCCCTGAAATCTGGCTGGAGTATGCCCAGTACTCTATCGGGGGCATGGGACTGCCTGGTGGGATGGAGAAGGTGAGGTGCATCTTCGAGAGAGCCCTGACAGCCGTGGGGCTGCACATGACCAAGGGGGCGACTGTGTGGGAGGCCTACAGGGAGTTTGAGAACGTCATACTGGCAACTGTTCAG CCTCCCCCTGGCAGCGTCCCCACCTGCGAGCAGCAGGCGCTTCTGAACGCTCAGCTCGAACGCATCCACACTCTGTTCCGCCGCCAGCTGGCCATCCCCTTAATGG ACATGGAAGGAACATATGCAGAGTATGAGGAGTGGTCTGACCAGGGGGTGTCTGATACAGTCTCCCAGAAGTTCAAGAGGGCCCTGCAACAGATGGAGAAGAGCAAGCCATATGAGGAGACTTTG ATGGCAGCCGAGCCACCCAAGCTAGCAGAATATCAGACCTACATTGACTATGAGCAAAAGGAGGGTGACCCGGCACGGATCCAGATCATCTTTGAGCGGGCACTGGCAGAGAACTGCTTGGTACCAGACATGTGGGCCAAGTACACCAAGTACCTG GATCGTCAACTAAAAATTAAAGACCTGGTCCTGTCCTCTCACGACCGTGCGGTCAGGAACTGCCCCTGGACCATGGGCCTGTGGAAGAACTACCTGATTGCCCTGGAGAGGCATGGGGCCGACCACCAAACTATATCAG ACGTTTTTGAAAAGGCCCTGAATGCCGGATTCATACAAGCTACAGATTATGTTAATATCTGGGAAGCGTACCTCGATTACCTGAGGAGGCGTGTCGATTTCAGCAAAG AGTCAAGCAGAGAGCTGGAGGAGCTGCGGGCAGCCTTCACCCGTTCTCTAGACTATATGAAACAGGATGTTGAAGAGA GATTTAGTGAAAGTGGAGACCCTTCCTGTACCATCATGCAGGTCTGGGCAAAGATAGAG gCCCTGCATTGTAAGAACATTCAGAAAGCTAGAGAACTGTGGGACAGCATCATGACAAAAGGGAATGCCAAATTCGCCAACATGTGGCTGGAGTACTATAACCTGGAGAG GTCGTACGGAGATGCTCTCCATTGCAGGAAAGCCCTCCACAGGGCCGTCCAGTGTACCTCCGACTACCCTGAGCATGTGTGTGAGGTCCTGCTCACCTTTGAGAGGGTTGAGG GGTCTCTGGAGGACTGGGATGCAGCAGTGCAGAAGACTGAGACAAGGCTGAACAGAGTAAACGAGCAGAGGGCCAAG gTGGCAGAGAAAGAGGCCCATCTGGTCCGACAAGAAGAGGAGAAGACTGAACAGCGGCGGAGGGCCAAGGCAGACAAGAAGAACCAAAAGAAGGGACAGAAAGGCAGCAGGCCTGGGGAGAAGAGGAAGGCAGAGGATGAGGATAACGAGGATGAGTGGGGGGAGGAATCGG AGCAACCTCCAAAGAGGCACCGAGGGGAGGGCAACCAGGGCAGCTTCAGGGGAGGAGGTGCTGAGGAGTTCATGGAGACAGAGAGTGGACTATTTGGAAGGAGAGCTCCCCCTTGCCGCAGACAGGAACCCCCTGGTGCTAAGAGGGGCCAGCAGATAGCACCAGCCACCGTACGGAAGACCCAGGAAGATAACCCCGAACAACGCAAGGATGACTGCAGTGTGTTTATCAGCAACCTGGCCTTCAGCATGGAGGATCCAGAGAAGAGACTGAAGGAGTTGTTTGAGTCCTGTGGTCCTATCCAGTCAGTGCGCCCCGTCTATGCTGCCAAGGGCTTCAGAGGGTACTGCTACGTACAGTTTGAGGGCAAGACGTCCGTGTCCGAGGCCCTGAAGATGGACCGGCGTGAGGTAGACGGCAGGCCAATGTTCGTATCGCTCTGTGTGGATAAAAACAAGAACCCTGATTTTAAG GTATTTAAGTACAACACAAACCTGGAGAAACACAAGATCTTTATCTCGGGCCTGCCCTTTTCCTGCACCAAGGAGCAGCTGGAGGAGCTGTGCAATGATCAAGGCACCATCAAAGACATCCGCCTGGTCACCAACCGCTCAGGCAAACCCAAG GGTCTGGCGTACGTGGAGTTTGAAGATGAGGCTCAGGCCTCCCAGGCCGTGGTGAAGTTGGATGGCACGGTACTACAggaacacacactctctgttgCCATTAGCAACCCACCTCACAGAACTGCAGCCGACAAGCCTGACTTCAGCAGGCCCATGGGAGCCATGATGCCACGGGCTATGGTCTATGGATC GAGGGGAAAAGGGAGAACCCAGCTCTCACTAATCCCTCGTTCCCTACATCGGCAGACTGGATCAGAAAGTAAAGCAGAAAATGGGACTGCACCTAAACCCACAGGGGGTGCATCCGGAGACGCTGGGTTTGAAGCACAGGCCAAGCCCATGTCCAATTCAGACTTTGCCAAAATGCTTCTCAGAAAGTGA
- the LOC129826403 gene encoding protein adenylyltransferase FICD-like, giving the protein MMASLTVWWRYTSGHLLGGWGPLLCLFLGSLVALLMPMVGVEDQCCITLKGIAQLHCQLWGKTQRPTVQSTSLTIPFTALDLLPLRAKPSIETQLEAKAALQQAVEMKKLGKREKAHKLLVHALNMNPDFVEALTELGTILEEKDVVQADHLYTKALAISPCNERALVSRDRTLPLVEEIDQRHFGVIDSKVRRLMSIPKGNSALRRVMEETYYHHIYHTVAIEGNTLTLSEIRHIIETRYAVPGKSLQEQNEVIGVDAAMKYINTTLLSRAGAITVNDILEIHRRVLGYADPVEGGRLRTSQVFVGHHIPPHPQDLERHMQDLVQWLNSEEALQLHPVEYAALAHYKLVYVHPFVDGNGRTSRLLMNLVLMQARYPPITIRKEQRSEYYSVLDTANEGDVRPFIRFIAKCTEITLDTLLIATTEHPVGLPGTSHHQACPNCKQTIPVHNSERGRE; this is encoded by the exons ATGATGGCTTCATTAACGGTGTGGTGGCGTTACACAAGTGGCCATCTCCTTGGCGGATGGGGACCGCTGCTCTGCCTGTTCCTGGGCTCTCTAGTGGCGCTGTTGATGCCCATGGTGGGGGTGGAGGACCAATGCTGTATCACTCTAAAGGGGATTGCCCAGTTACACTGCCAGCTGTGGGGTAAAACTCAGCGCCCCACTGTCCAGTCCACCAGCCTCACTATCCCCTTTACAGCCCTTGATCTCCTGCCCCTTAGGGCCAAGCCCAGTATAG AGACCCAGCTCGAGGCCAAGGCAGCGCTGCAACAGGCTGTGGAGATGAAGaagctggggaagagagagaaggcccaCAAGCTGTTGGTGCATGCACTCAACATGAACCCAGACTTTGTGGAAGCTCTGACGGAGCTGGGGACCATTCTGGAAGAGAAGGACGTTGTCCAGGCGGACCATCTGTATACCAAGGCCCTGGCCATCTCACCATGCAACGAGAGGGCCCTTGTGAGCCGTGACCGCACACTCCCCCTGGTGGAGGAGATCGACCAACGCCACTTTGGGGTTATCGACAGCAAAGTACGCAGGCTGATGTCCATCCCCAAGGGTAACTCTGCTCTTAGACGTGTCATGGAGGAAACATACTACCACCACATCTACCACACAGTGGCCATAGAAGGCAACACACTCACTCTGTCTGAGATCCGCCATATAATTGAGACTCGCTACGCCGTGCCCGGCAAGAGCCTGCAGGAGCAGAACGAGGTCATCGGTGTGGACGCGGCCATGAAGTACATCAACACCACGCTGCTGTCCCGAGCTGGGGCCATCACCGTCAATGACATCCTGGAGATCCACCGGCGCGTGCTGGGCTATGCAGACCCTGTGGAGGGTGGGCGGCTGCGTACCAGCCAGGTGTTTGTAGGCCACCACATCCCACCCCACCCACAGGACCTGGAGCGCCACATGCAGGACCTGGTGCAGTGGCTCAACTCAGAGGAGGCCCTGCAGCTGCATCCCGTGGAGTATGCAGCACTCGCCCACTATAAACTGGTGTATGTGCACCCCTTTGTGGATGGGAACGGACGCACATCACGGCTGCTAATGAACCTGGTGCTCATGCAGGCACGCTACCCACCTATCACCATCCGCAAAGAGCAACGGTCAGAGTACTACTCCGTTCTGGACACAGCCAACGAAGGTGACGTCCGCCCCTTCATCCGCTTCATAGCCAAATGCACAGAGATCACCCTGGATACCCTGCTGATCGCCACCACTGAGCACCCTGTGGGGCTGCCTGGCACCAGCCACCACCAAGCCTGTCCAAACTGCAAACAAACCATACCTGTCCACAACAGTGAGAGGGGACGGGAGTGA
- the LOC129826402 gene encoding squamous cell carcinoma antigen recognized by T-cells 3-like isoform X1: MAATGNAEESQLQEMEEEAGMEREMDSDEEEGMGIENSDDEEDDSSEDDKENEAEIQRLEEQLSINAFDYNCHVDLIKLLRQEGELPPLRKARQKMSELFPLTEEIWLDWLKDEIRLTEEEQNREKVYELFEMAVKDYICPEIWLEYAQYSIGGMGLPGGMEKVRCIFERALTAVGLHMTKGATVWEAYREFENVILATVQPPPGSVPTCEQQALLNAQLERIHTLFRRQLAIPLMDMEGTYAEYEEWSDQGVSDTVSQKFKRALQQMEKSKPYEETLMAAEPPKLAEYQTYIDYEQKEGDPARIQIIFERALAENCLVPDMWAKYTKYLDRQLKIKDLVLSSHDRAVRNCPWTMGLWKNYLIALERHGADHQTISDVFEKALNAGFIQATDYVNIWEAYLDYLRRRVDFSKGESTLTLESSRELEELRAAFTRSLDYMKQDVEERFSESGDPSCTIMQVWAKIEALHCKNIQKARELWDSIMTKGNAKFANMWLEYYNLERSYGDALHCRKALHRAVQCTSDYPEHVCEVLLTFERVEGSLEDWDAAVQKTETRLNRVNEQRAKVAEKEAHLVRQEEEKTEQRRRAKADKKNQKKGQKGSRPGEKRKAEDEDNEDEWGEESEQPPKRHRGEGNQGSFRGGGAEEFMETESGLFGRRAPPCRRQEPPGAKRGQQIAPATVRKTQEDNPEQRKDDCSVFISNLAFSMEDPEKRLKELFESCGPIQSVRPVYAAKGFRGYCYVQFEGKTSVSEALKMDRREVDGRPMFVSLCVDKNKNPDFKVFKYNTNLEKHKIFISGLPFSCTKEQLEELCNDQGTIKDIRLVTNRSGKPKGLAYVEFEDEAQASQAVVKLDGTVLQEHTLSVAISNPPHRTAADKPDFSRPMGAMMPRAMVYGSRGKGRTQLSLIPRSLHRQTGSESKAENGTAPKPTGGASGDAGFEAQAKPMSNSDFAKMLLRK; the protein is encoded by the exons ATGGCAGCAACGGGGAACGCAGAAGAGTCGCAGTTgcaagagatggaggaagaggcagggatggaaagagaaatggattcagatgaagaggagggtaTGGGAATCGAAAATTCCGACGATGAAGAAGACGATTCGTCAGAAGATGATAAAGAGAATGAAGCCGAAATTCAGCGTTTGGAGGAGCAG CTGTCCATCAATGCTTTTGACTACAACTGTCATGTGGACCTCATAAAACTCCTGAGGCAGGAGGGGGAACTGCCTCCATTGCGTAAGGCAAGGCAGAAGATGAGTGAGCTCTTCCCACTGACTGAAG AGATATGGCTGGACTGGCTCAAGGATGAGATCCGCCTAACCGAGGAGGAGCAGAACCGGGAGAAAGTCTACGAGCTCTTTGAGATGGCTGTGAAAGATTATATCT GCCCTGAAATCTGGCTGGAGTATGCCCAGTACTCTATCGGGGGCATGGGACTGCCTGGTGGGATGGAGAAGGTGAGGTGCATCTTCGAGAGAGCCCTGACAGCCGTGGGGCTGCACATGACCAAGGGGGCGACTGTGTGGGAGGCCTACAGGGAGTTTGAGAACGTCATACTGGCAACTGTTCAG CCTCCCCCTGGCAGCGTCCCCACCTGCGAGCAGCAGGCGCTTCTGAACGCTCAGCTCGAACGCATCCACACTCTGTTCCGCCGCCAGCTGGCCATCCCCTTAATGG ACATGGAAGGAACATATGCAGAGTATGAGGAGTGGTCTGACCAGGGGGTGTCTGATACAGTCTCCCAGAAGTTCAAGAGGGCCCTGCAACAGATGGAGAAGAGCAAGCCATATGAGGAGACTTTG ATGGCAGCCGAGCCACCCAAGCTAGCAGAATATCAGACCTACATTGACTATGAGCAAAAGGAGGGTGACCCGGCACGGATCCAGATCATCTTTGAGCGGGCACTGGCAGAGAACTGCTTGGTACCAGACATGTGGGCCAAGTACACCAAGTACCTG GATCGTCAACTAAAAATTAAAGACCTGGTCCTGTCCTCTCACGACCGTGCGGTCAGGAACTGCCCCTGGACCATGGGCCTGTGGAAGAACTACCTGATTGCCCTGGAGAGGCATGGGGCCGACCACCAAACTATATCAG ACGTTTTTGAAAAGGCCCTGAATGCCGGATTCATACAAGCTACAGATTATGTTAATATCTGGGAAGCGTACCTCGATTACCTGAGGAGGCGTGTCGATTTCAGCAAAGGTGAAAGCACCTTAACATTGG AGTCAAGCAGAGAGCTGGAGGAGCTGCGGGCAGCCTTCACCCGTTCTCTAGACTATATGAAACAGGATGTTGAAGAGA GATTTAGTGAAAGTGGAGACCCTTCCTGTACCATCATGCAGGTCTGGGCAAAGATAGAG gCCCTGCATTGTAAGAACATTCAGAAAGCTAGAGAACTGTGGGACAGCATCATGACAAAAGGGAATGCCAAATTCGCCAACATGTGGCTGGAGTACTATAACCTGGAGAG GTCGTACGGAGATGCTCTCCATTGCAGGAAAGCCCTCCACAGGGCCGTCCAGTGTACCTCCGACTACCCTGAGCATGTGTGTGAGGTCCTGCTCACCTTTGAGAGGGTTGAGG GGTCTCTGGAGGACTGGGATGCAGCAGTGCAGAAGACTGAGACAAGGCTGAACAGAGTAAACGAGCAGAGGGCCAAG gTGGCAGAGAAAGAGGCCCATCTGGTCCGACAAGAAGAGGAGAAGACTGAACAGCGGCGGAGGGCCAAGGCAGACAAGAAGAACCAAAAGAAGGGACAGAAAGGCAGCAGGCCTGGGGAGAAGAGGAAGGCAGAGGATGAGGATAACGAGGATGAGTGGGGGGAGGAATCGG AGCAACCTCCAAAGAGGCACCGAGGGGAGGGCAACCAGGGCAGCTTCAGGGGAGGAGGTGCTGAGGAGTTCATGGAGACAGAGAGTGGACTATTTGGAAGGAGAGCTCCCCCTTGCCGCAGACAGGAACCCCCTGGTGCTAAGAGGGGCCAGCAGATAGCACCAGCCACCGTACGGAAGACCCAGGAAGATAACCCCGAACAACGCAAGGATGACTGCAGTGTGTTTATCAGCAACCTGGCCTTCAGCATGGAGGATCCAGAGAAGAGACTGAAGGAGTTGTTTGAGTCCTGTGGTCCTATCCAGTCAGTGCGCCCCGTCTATGCTGCCAAGGGCTTCAGAGGGTACTGCTACGTACAGTTTGAGGGCAAGACGTCCGTGTCCGAGGCCCTGAAGATGGACCGGCGTGAGGTAGACGGCAGGCCAATGTTCGTATCGCTCTGTGTGGATAAAAACAAGAACCCTGATTTTAAG GTATTTAAGTACAACACAAACCTGGAGAAACACAAGATCTTTATCTCGGGCCTGCCCTTTTCCTGCACCAAGGAGCAGCTGGAGGAGCTGTGCAATGATCAAGGCACCATCAAAGACATCCGCCTGGTCACCAACCGCTCAGGCAAACCCAAG GGTCTGGCGTACGTGGAGTTTGAAGATGAGGCTCAGGCCTCCCAGGCCGTGGTGAAGTTGGATGGCACGGTACTACAggaacacacactctctgttgCCATTAGCAACCCACCTCACAGAACTGCAGCCGACAAGCCTGACTTCAGCAGGCCCATGGGAGCCATGATGCCACGGGCTATGGTCTATGGATC GAGGGGAAAAGGGAGAACCCAGCTCTCACTAATCCCTCGTTCCCTACATCGGCAGACTGGATCAGAAAGTAAAGCAGAAAATGGGACTGCACCTAAACCCACAGGGGGTGCATCCGGAGACGCTGGGTTTGAAGCACAGGCCAAGCCCATGTCCAATTCAGACTTTGCCAAAATGCTTCTCAGAAAGTGA